In Nycticebus coucang isolate mNycCou1 chromosome 5, mNycCou1.pri, whole genome shotgun sequence, the DNA window ATTTCCTTTGAGACTCTATATCtaaggggtcagcaaactatggtCTGTTGGTTAAACTAGCCCACTGCCTAGTTTAATGTGGTCTGTGAACtaataatagtttttatatttttaagtagttAAAAAAACTCAAGACATGTTAAACGATATGAAATTCATATTTCAATGTCCACAGAGTCTTATTGGAACAGACCCACAGTCGTTCACTTATATACTGTCTGTGCTATACTGCTGTTCCAGTGGCACAACCAAGTGGTAACAGAGACTATCTGGTCTataaatcctaaaatatttactgtctggttCATTACAGAAAGGGTTTGCTGATCCCTGGTCTATCTTAATGACTTGATGTGCATTTCCATGTCCTTATTTAAAGATTCTCTCCCTAGATAGGCCATATCCTTCTGAAGGACAGAGAACCCCACCCACAGgctgaaaaggtaaataaaccaGATTGTGCCAGAACAGAGACTCAAGCCAGGTTTAATGATCATTGTCTAGTTTTCAGAGCCCAGAGGCTTCAAGGTTTGCCAGCCTGGGTATACACAAGTGGGAGGAACAGGGTACTAGACATGGGAGGCTGGCTTACTTTGCCAGCAGGGCTACAAGGAAGTACAGAGGTAAGAACACAGAAAACTGCAATCAGTCAGCTTTGCTCTTCCCCAGCGGGGTGTACCCTCTCCTGGCCCCCTCCTGGGGGCCCCCTAAatacaggccaaaaaaaaaaaagtcacaaataaTTACATAGATTGTAGAGCCCTGTCACATTCTGTGTCCAGGAACACCTGCTTCCTGGGAGGCATGTCTGGTTTATGGGTGCagggtggagtgtggggaggTGGTGATCTCCCAGCCTTTTCTTATTACCACACCTGGTAGTTCTCTACACAGGGTTCTATTGAGCTTACATATGCTGAATACGCAATCCTTCAATTAAAAGGCTACCTCTGGGTTCTATCAAGTGAAACCATAGGAAGAAGCTAATCAGTTAAATCTCTTGGTGAAGCAGCCAGGCACATACTAGGTGTCTCAAACCTGGGGCCAACCCAATGGCTATAGTAGGGAGACTCAGAGCTGCAGGGCCTTTTCTTATTCCCTAAACTGGGTAGAACTTATGAAGAAAATGGTCCTCCTAGTCCTCGGGAGCTCCACCAAAATGCCTGcttcatttgaaatttacttCAAAGATTTTCAGAGCCCTACATGGTGCCAAGAGGGAAAACTGTAGCATGGAGATGAAATTTTCCCAGGTTTCCTGTTGAGTCTGAGGAGGGAGTTCTGGTTACTGTAGCTCCAGTAACAAAATCCTCAGAAGTCTCTGGAATATAACCAGACAACCTTCCCCACCCCGTGTGCAGTTAACATAGTTGCTTGGCACACTCACAGCTGCTTGGCACCCTGCCAGTTTCCTTCTGGGTCCCTCATTGACCTAGTTCTATCTTAATTTCTCATATATATAGTCTTTAATCTAAGGGAGGCTTCTGAGGAGCCTGAAGAACCAGCTAGCTCCTCACCACTCCTTATCCCAAGGTCTTCAACCCATGGTTCTCCTAACTCCAGCCTTTGCAGAAAAGTGACTCAGTGTCACAAAGATGTTAAGTGAAGCATCAGGGAAGTCAGAAATGAAAGTACAAGAGTTTGTGTATTTGAGGAGCCTGGCATGGTCACTGTCTCTCCTACAGGGCAAGAAAATTGTGTAAAGTTGTGCACATAGGTGGAGACCATTCTGAGAGTGGCATTAGTGGGAACTAGAGATTCACTGTCCTGATGGAAGTCAAGGTGCTGTTGTGCATGCATACCTATAAGCATGCATACCTATGAGCATGCAAGTACTTGAGGGGAATGCTGCACCTTTCTCTCAGCAAGACTAGGTTACTAATAAAGGATGGACAGCAGTCTTGAGATCTCAGGACCAGACATGGGGAAGTGTTGAGTTCCAGTCGCCTTCCCCAATCTTCACAGGATGTTTAATAGTCAGGCCCTCCTAGCAAGCAGCCCTCACCTGCAGGTAAATAACACCTTTTGGAACCTAAAGAGCAGGTCAGAAAACTAGAGGATCTGGAGAACTTCCAATGGACAATAAATATGGGAGAGAAGAGACACTGAAAAAGACCAATGTCAGAAAACATGTTCACCTTTGCCCTGCTCATCCCCAGCCAAAGCTCAGAGCAGCCACTTCCCAGGGCATCCAGTATTACCAAAGGGAAAAGTTAAAGGGATCCGTCATCTCCATACCTGAAGTATTCTGCAACCTGGATGGAACATAATATTGGGCTTATTCTCAAACTCCTCTGGCCTGACCACCACAACTACACAGACTTCTAAGAGGGATGGGATGGCAGAACTTTCCTTCTGAAAGTTTagtgttggggcggcgcctgtggctcaaggagtagggcgctggtcccatatgccggaggtggcgggttcaaacccagccccggccaaaaaccacaaaaaaaaaaaaaaaaaaaaaagaaagtttagtgTTACCAATTGTCTCTGCTACAGATTGCCTGGAATGTTGTAGAGAGGGCAGAACTCTAAGCCACTCCAAATTGCCATTCTGGGGCAGAGACCACCTGATTCCAACCCCTCTGATGACAAAATCCCATGCTTTGGCTTTGCAGCAGGAGTGAGATCTCTGAGTGAGGAAGCCTTATCAACACAGAGGAGATACATACCAGGTCTCCTCTACCTCCAACCAAGCCCAGTCTAACCCAGCTGAGGCCAGACTTTCCTGGACTCCTCCCTTTGCAGAGAAGCATATTAGGGAAAACTCAGAATCCCACCTGAGGTTGATAGGGAGACTGAATGAAGAGAAGGTATTATGCAGAAAATCAATTAGAACCAGCTGGATGCTACATAATAGATGCAGATTTACCTTCATCCTAGTGTAAAGTGGGCCACATTTGTGGCAGGCATCTACAAAAGCTCTGCCTTCAGCAGCTCCCACTATGGTCTTTCACACAGATGCTGAGAATCAAATGCTAACCAAGGGTTTCACCAACCAGGGAATTAGCCTATCTGGAGTTCACCCCCCATCTGCAGGTTCTGTGCTGGCACTTATGCTGTGACACACGTCTATCAGTTCATGCTGTACCCCTCTGTGCCATTGGTCCCAGGACAAGGCACATCCCGCATTGCTGCCATAACCAAACAGGCAAAAGGCCAGGATCCTGCAAAGATCTTTCTACCCAGGGCttatggaaaaagaggaaggctTCAGTGAAGTCTCTCAGTAGCTTTGGGGCGTTTTATCGATTGAGGTCTCAGTCTTTTCCTGACTCATTTTCCAAAGGTTTCCAATTTCCCCGGATGTGAAGTATGACTTCCTGACCAAAGAAGATACCACAGTTTCCCCGAGTGTGGCTCCTGTGGAAGTGCTCCAAACACACACAACATCATAGATGTGGTGGgcagagacagaaaacaaattttttttccaaataattttctcTTAAGGAGCTAGGGATGACCTCAAAAAAGTTTAAGGGATCTGCTTTTCCCCTCACTCCTTCCTCATTCCCATTCAGCTCAGACATGCTTCTCTTCCTAAACCACATTGAGAACTGCCAGGGCTTTGGGTAGGGGGTGTAGCATTTGCCCGAGGATTAACATATCCACATTTGAAGATTATGGCAGCCACACCCTAGTTAGGGTCTTGCCCTCTGTTGTACCTGAAACCAATTCCCTTGAGGTTAGGAAGAACCCACTCCCTTGGCCAGCCAGCCCTCTCTTTCCATCCCCTCATATCCTTCAGGGGTGCATTACCTCTCCTGGGGCAGAATCTCCCCACCAACCCATCCTGCTCACACCACAATGGGCGTATCAGAGAAGACCGAGCTGACTGATTCTGGATCTGACATTCTCCGTTGGCCCTTGCCTGTTGCCTCGGGCACTGGCAAGGTGTTGCCTGGCTTGAGCTTGCCATTTTGACCCTGCCCAGGTCCAGCAGGTTCCAGGAAGGCCACCCGTCGGTCAAAACCATCATCTTTGTCCCCACCAGCCATAGGATCATGGTTGGGTGTGGTACTAAGCATGGAAGAGCTGAGGCTATCTCCTTGATGGCTGGAAGGCTTTTCTACACCCCGGCACCAGCAGCGGCAAGGGGTGAGGTATAGGTATATGAGGACCAGGACCACACTGAGAATACAGCCCACTAGGGTGGTATAGGCTGTGTTTAGGGTGTCATGGTGTCCATGAGAGGTGGAATTGTACACTTTCAACTCCACAGACAGTGTCTCATTGAAAGTGTCCCCCGTGGCATAGCAGGTATACACACCACCATCCTTGACCTGCACTTGGTGGAAATGAAGACTACCATCCTTGGTCACTGTTGCTGTGCCATTGGTCCCCTGATCTAGCACCCGTTCATTGCTTGGTGTCACCCACATCTTGGTCATTCCCTGCTGCTTGGTGTCACACTTGATGGTGAAGGTATCACCCAGGTGGGCTTCCCAAGCACGTTCCTTGTACTCGCTGCAGTTGAGGAAACTCAGGTTGAAGACATTGTGCAACCTCTTGGAGCTCATGCAGTATAGGTCCTCCTGAAAGTCCATGACGGAGCTCAGCTGCCGGTACTGCCAGTGTGAAAAGAGCTGGTAGAGCTCACAGTCGCAGTGCAGAGGGTTGTTGTGTAGGTACAGCCCATTCTTGATCCAAGCCGGCAGCTTCTGCAGGTCAGGCAACGGCAACTTAATCAGCTTGTTAGAGGAGAGATCCAGGAGTGTTAGTTTGGGTAGCTTGGCTCCTTCCTTGACCAGTTCCAGAGGGAAGCGGGAGATCTGGTTCTGGCTCAAGTAGAGTTTCTGCAGCTGGGCCATGTTGTCAAAGGCGGAGCGGTCCACCGCGGCAATGTGGTTGTTGTAGAGCAGCAGCACCTCCAGTGCTTCCAGTTCACTGAACAGGAACTCATCCAGTGTCCGCAGCTGGTTGGAGGAGAGGTCCAGGTAGCGCAGGTTGGGGACTGGGGAAAAGGCCTCAGAGGAGATGAAGTTCAGGTGGTTGTGGCTCAGCAGCAGGGAGTGCAGGTGGGTCAGGCGGTTGGGGGTCCACTCAGCCCGCAAGCGGCTCAGATTGTTGTGGCTGAGGTCCAGCAGTGCTGTGTAACTGGGCAAGGAATGGGGAACGTTGGGCAGCTGCTGCTTGGAGCAGCTGAGGATGTTGCTGGCGCACAAGCAGACGGCAGGACAGCTAACCAGGGGTCGGCCAGCTCTGGCCACCTCAAAAAGGAGCAGGAACAAAGACAGCAGCAGGAGCCAGAGGCCTCGCAGGTCACGCTGGGGTTGCATAGTGTCACTAGAGTGGGCGAGGAAGGCCACAAGGAAGATCTGAGAGGAAGTTACCCAGGCATGCTCTGGTGGGGTACAGAAGGGTCACTTGAGAGAAAGAGGACGGGTTTGTGGTCACTGAGGACTCTACAGGGAAGGACCacctctcccacttcccctcccacctcccaaccCCTTCCCACCCTTTGcactagaagagaaagaaaagagatgctGAGTAGTTCCCAGGCACTGTACAGGGAGTGGGCTCAAAATACTAGGGCAGACGAGGCGATGGCACAAGGGCCCATAGGGCTGGGGTCACAGGGGTATAGGATAGGGGTTTGCACAAGATGTCAGGGGCTGTTGGGGGGTCACAGGGATTGCACAGGCCGGGTTTGGAGGCGGGATAGACAAGGCCTGTGGGGAGGAGCTGAGAGAAGGTCAACAGGGCACCAGGCTGTGTAGGACGCACCCTGATGGGGCTGAGGGTCCCCGGGCCTGTAAAGGAGGGCTCCCCACCCCCCGGGACCTCTGTTCACTGCACCTGCTCGGCGAGGACGTGTCTCAGCCCATGGCTGGTCCGGGAGCTCCGTCGCGGCCTCCCCTGGCGGTGTCTCACCGGCCGGCCTGTCACAGCGCCCGCCTTACGCAGGGGCCCGCGCCCGGCAACATCGCCTCCCTGGGACTTGCCGGGCTCCGCTCTGCTCGTCCGCGCCGCCGCCTCGGTAGCTGCGTCCGCCGGAGTCCACCGACCACAGTCGCCGCCTCGGGGTCTGCAGGCCTGGTGTGGAGCGGTGCGGGGAGCGGGAGGCGCCGCGATCCGAGCCGAGGGAGCGGCGTGGGGGCTGCGAGCTCCGCGCGCGCGCCCGTCGCCGCTGCCGGAGCCTCGGGGCGCGTGCgcgcggcgggggcggggcgcaCGTGCGTGTGTTTGTGTCCGAGCCCTCCCGGCGGAAGTACGCGGGGTTATCGCGGCTGTCCCCGCGCTGGGTCATTTTCTTTGTGAACGTGCCTGGGATCCCGAGTTGGTGATGGAAACTGTCAGGAAGAGGACCCCCAGCCTCTCAGGCTGCTTTATTACAACCCCCCACCCCAGTACCCTTCCTTCCACCCAAACCCCCCTCAGGAAAAGTATGTCTAACTGAAATCAATTAGCAGCAACTGACTCTGGGGCAGGAAGCGtcatatatcttttaattttacaaattaaaggcATCTGGCTAAGCTCCCACCTGTCAGTGTTGGCGGGAAATTCATTAGTCACGACTTGAGatttccccctcctttctctatggAGCTGTAAAGTTCCAAAATTTGAGGAATGGTTTTTTTCCTTCCCGCTTTTGATGGATGCTATTAATCTATGACCCTTGAGGTTATCACTGAAGGGCACAGCCCCCTAGCCTGCGAGCCAGCTGTGTAGGAGTGGGAGAAGTAGGTGGGTCTTTGGTGCCTCCAGGCCCAGGCCCTGAGCTCCCCTTTGGTCTACACCCCAGGCAGCTCTCCCCACCTGCTACACACACGGGGACTGCATGTGAGCCAGGGACAAGTTTCCATTCTTGAAAACTCCAAAACCCTTCCCTTCCCAGTTTGGAGGAAGTCATTAATTCCTTAGGTCTGGCCACTTGCCCGCTACCCGAACCAGTACTAGCTTCCCCCACTCCCTTCGTGGAGCAATGCTGGCATAGTCTCTCCATTACCTAATCTTGGAGATGAAGGTCAGTGGTGGGGTAAAGGGGTGTCTTTAGGGTGATCCCTGTAACAAGAAGAAGCGGTTAACCAATATGTTGTGaggggctggagggtggggaaaggggaatgTAGGAACCTTATAATTTAAGATTTTAGCTATTCTAAGAGATGGAATATAGGGGAGAAATtaccttttcattctttctagaCTCTTACAACAGCAAGACTCATACTGAAATTCATGTCACGATAGATTAGCTTGctaaggtattttttaaattttattttatttatttagtttttgagacagagtctcagtcacctcaggtagagtgctgtggcatcacagctcacagcaacctcaaactcttgggctcaaggtatcctcttgcctcagcctcccaactagctgggattacagatgcctgtggcaaaacccagctagtttttcaatttggggtagagaccaggtctcactcttgctcaggctggtctcaaactcctgagctagagggatcctcccaccttggcatcccagagtgttaggattataggtgtgaggcaccatgcccaacCAGGCTAAGAGtttcaaaaagaatttatgtCTGTCCCTTGTTTTATCAGGACTTTaagtaaatgtattattttatctcAAGAGGTATTAGCATGTTAACCTTATGCATGGTGTGAAAAGAtcttcattttcctcttcatACACATGTCAGGCAATAGTGCAAACATGAAGAGGATGTTGTTTTTGGAGGGTAGGGAGAAATCTTGAAATCATGTTGCATCGGTTATCTACTGCTATATATCAAATTttcccaaaacttagtggcttactACAAAAATACACACTTACTGTCTTTCACAGTTTCTGTTGGTCAGAGATTTGGGAGTGGCATAGTGGATAGTTCTGGTTTGGAGGCTTCTTAAGCAGTTGCAGTTATATGTCAGATGAGCTATAGTCATTAGAAGGCTGGACTAAGCTCAGTAGATCAACTTCCACGAGGTTTACTTACATGTATCATTGACATGACTGGCTGTTGGCAGGAAGTATTGGTGCCTGTCCACAAGATGGCTTGATTATCCTCACAGCCTGGTAGCTGACTTCCCTCAGAGCAAGAGATCCAAGAGAGAGCAAGACAGAAGTCACAGTGACCTAGCTCTTTGAAGTTACACCTGTCACCTCCACTTTGATCACATATACAAGCCTTGATTGAATATGGAGGGGCTACGCAAGGGCACAAATACTAGGAGAGGATCACTGGGGACCATCTTGGAGGTGGCTGTCACACACATCACCTCTGAAAtcacatctatttttttattttgaaaaatttcaaacattttcaaagtGTTTGTAGAGAAACATACACAAAAGTAAATAATACAGTGAACTCTCATATATTCATCATTCATATTCAGTAATTATCAAGGAAattacatcattttattttgtataaacaTCCCTGTGAAATACATAGGTACTCTACCCACTGCGTCCCATATCCTAGGTTTCAGTGTTCCACAAACATGGTCTTCATTTGGTCTCTTTTTTCAGTTTATCCAGAAATAACCATGCCCCTTTAAAATGTTGATGTGTGTACAAATCATCAGAGGATTTTGTTAACACAGATTCTGAATCTGTAGGTCTGGGTGGGAGGCCTTGGGAATCTGCATTTCTGACAGGCTGACAAGGTGCTGCTGATGTGCTGGTccacagaccacactttgagtagcaagagTCTGGAGCTGAACTTCCCCAATTGGTAGccattagccacatgtggctatttacattaatcaaaattaaatagcATTATAAATCACTTccctagccacatttcaaatgctcaatagACACATGTGGCTAGCTACCCCACTGAACAGCACATCACCACAGAAAGTTCCATTAGAGTGGCACGGGTATAGAGAACTGACTCATAATAACTCTCCCGCAGCTGCTTTTTAGACCAGAACAACTATCTATTAATTCACAACAGAAGAGGACCTGGGAAGAATAAATAGCAACAGGTTATTTTTAGTGAATGTTTATTTCCTCTTGCTGGAATGGATAAACCCAATGTTCCTAAATACAGTTTGGAAGGCTGGTTAGCTCAGTACTTGTACAAAAGAGGTTGGCTATATCTACCATGCTATGAGACTGAATGAATTGCTTTTCTtcattctagaaatatttttttctcccttaagaATTAGTACTGGCCATTAGAATTAGAGTGGAAAATGCTGGAGGTGGATACACCCAATTAAGaagctatatttttttctccttttaaaagatacctttggctgggcatggtggctcaggcctgtaatcctaacactctaggaggctgaggtgggagaatcactcgagctcaggaattccagaccagcttgagaaagagtgaGCCCCCTCccactgtctctattaaaaatagagaaaaaattatccagatgtGGTGGagcatgcctgtattcccagcaggaggctgcggcaggaggattgcttgaacccaggagttggaggttgctgtgagctaggctgacaccatggcactctaacctgagcaaacaatgatactctgtcttaaaaaatgtgtgtgtgtgtgtatctttttttttttttgtagagacagaaagtgccgtggcgtcacacggctcgtATGTGTATCTTTTAAAGGAGGTTAGCCACCCTTCTTTTAGGACAATGTAGTCTAATTTTCTAGGCACACTTAGATATTCCTTTCTGTGATtctattccacattgtatatgtATCCTTAAAGAACTTTTTGTATAGTGTTTTGTCTATTTACAGATGTTAGGCTGTTAGCTCCTTGAGAGCAGGGATTTGCCCTGGATCTGATTCCTAGTAggcatttaaattatgtttgttGAATTAATCAATTAATAATTGTATTAATTAGCATATTTATTATATGTTAGTCTCCTCAATTCCTGGTGTAGGGGTAAGGATGGGCCATAGATCTTAAGCTAGGACAAGTCATGACAGTATAGTGAGTTTGTGATTTTGGGTATTTCACTTGGTCTATTAAATCTCTTTCCATTACCTCTAAAATGAGAATAGTAATAATATCTGAGCTTGctatgtaaaattattttggatCAGGTATGGtagcatgcctataatcctagcactctgggaggatgaagtgggtggattgcctgagctcaggagttcgagaccagcctgagcaaaagcgagactctattcctttctttctttctttttgagacagagtcttactttgtcaccctgggtagagtgccgtgttgtcagagttcacagcaacctcaaactcttgagctaaagcaattctcttgcctcagccttttaagtagctaggactacaggtgcctgccataacgtccagctatttttttaaagacaagatcacactttggctcaggctggtcttgaaactgtgagctcaggtgatccactgccttggcctcccagagtgctaggattacaggcgtgtgccatcACGCCAGgtctgagactccatctctaaaaatagctgggcgctgtggcaggtgcctgtagtcccagctactggggaggctgaggcaagaagatcacttgagcctagactttgaggttgctgtgagctatgacactacagtacagatggcaacaaagtaagactctgactaaaaaaatacatatataatttgggGATCAAATGAGATGACACTTGTAAAAATGCCTtatcatttataattattatcttttaaaaatctcaaaagttAGGAGATTCCCTGGTTTCGATGTCCACATGTGTACAGGTTACCTTGCACAACTGTCTACCTTGTCTTCACATTCTAGGGTATTGCCTGTTTGGAATATTCACGCATATTTTCAAGCTCTCCCTCTCTCGTCTAACTAGCTTTTATAatgtaaaagtataaattttaaatagaaattcaaattttgaaaattatatttaatattttaagtattcaTGCCTTCTGTACAACCCCAGTGGTGTTACTAATGTCAGCCATTTTTTGTAGTTCTTGAGTATTTCCAAAAACAGGGAGGCTCTAAAATGAGACTATTTTGGAGTGAATAGCAATGAAGATGAGTTcttaattctagcactttgggaggccaaggcaggaggagcccttgagaggagttcaggagtttgagcccagcctgagtaagagtgagacccccatctctacctaaaaaaaaaaaaaaaaaaaaaaaatgaaaagaaaagaaaaggaaaactagccaggcattgtggtgggcacctacagtcctttttttttattttatttatttttttatttttttggcacctACAGTCCTAACTACTTAGgacactgaagcaggaggatcgcttgagtccaggactttgaggttgctgtgagctaggctgatgccatgatactctagcctagacaacagaataagtctctgtctcaaaaaaaattttttttgcttaaagGGCTAACATTTTAGCCCTCACCATTGGATTGAGCCCTTTCTATATCTAGCAGTTCCCCTGTGTTTCCATGTTTGGTTTTTCCCTGAAGGTGCTCAATCAGGGGGATGTCTGCTGCCAACCTCCTGCCTCTATAAACCATCACTCACTTCATTGACCCTTTTCACTTTGAGGGggttaagagacagtgtctctaaCTTGCCCTTTAGCATGTTCACACATTGATTTTATTCAATGTCTAGCGGGCAAAATAGTCCTTTTCTAAACAATAGGCCTTGGACTCCCTTTTTGCCCACTTCCTGGAAGCTCCACTTGATTTGCAAAAGCCACAAGGATGTGCATATTAAGTAGGGGCAGTTGATGGCTCACTAGTGTGGGTCAAGGGGTGCTATGGACAAAGCCTATCAGTGTCCTGGGCTCTTCAGGTTTGTCAAGCAAATTCTTAAGGCACCTGTTCAATCTATAGTGCCTGCTGTCGGTCAGGGCTGTCCTGCCTCCATACAGGTGACCATCTAGATGGCTAAATCATGAACTTTTTGGGGCgggggacagagtttcattttgttgccctctatagagtactgtggcgtcatagctcacagcaacctcaaactcttgggctcaagcgattctcttgcctcagcctccccagtagctggaactacaggcgcctgccacaa includes these proteins:
- the AMIGO1 gene encoding amphoterin-induced protein 1, whose product is MQPQRDLRGLWLLLLSLFLLLFEVARAGRPLVSCPAVCLCASNILSCSKQQLPNVPHSLPSYTALLDLSHNNLSRLRAEWTPNRLTHLHSLLLSHNHLNFISSEAFSPVPNLRYLDLSSNQLRTLDEFLFSELEALEVLLLYNNHIAAVDRSAFDNMAQLQKLYLSQNQISRFPLELVKEGAKLPKLTLLDLSSNKLIKLPLPDLQKLPAWIKNGLYLHNNPLHCDCELYQLFSHWQYRQLSSVMDFQEDLYCMSSKRLHNVFNLSFLNCSEYKERAWEAHLGDTFTIKCDTKQQGMTKMWVTPSNERVLDQGTNGTATVTKDGSLHFHQVQVKDGGVYTCYATGDTFNETLSVELKVYNSTSHGHHDTLNTAYTTLVGCILSVVLVLIYLYLTPCRCWCRGVEKPSSHQGDSLSSSMLSTTPNHDPMAGGDKDDGFDRRVAFLEPAGPGQGQNGKLKPGNTLPVPEATGKGQRRMSDPESVSSVFSDTPIVV